One region of Mucilaginibacter sp. 14171R-50 genomic DNA includes:
- a CDS encoding AraC family transcriptional regulator codes for MILYIKNMVCDRCVMVVKQQLENSGFRVISITLGNAVVEPEPDAVQLSAVSSSLKLLGFELIDNEKDRVVQRIKDLIIKKVHHSDLTDTHLSFSAYLSDQIHKDYTYLSRMFSESEDTTIEKFIIQQKIEKVKELLEYGEFNMNEIAWKMGYSSSAHLSAQFKSITGLTPSQFKIAEQHQRKAIDKI; via the coding sequence ATGATATTATATATTAAAAATATGGTTTGCGACCGTTGTGTTATGGTCGTTAAACAGCAATTGGAAAACTCTGGCTTTCGGGTAATTTCTATTACACTCGGCAATGCAGTGGTAGAACCGGAGCCTGATGCGGTTCAGTTAAGCGCGGTTTCTTCTTCCTTAAAACTACTTGGTTTCGAGTTGATTGATAATGAGAAGGATCGGGTTGTGCAACGCATCAAAGACCTGATCATTAAAAAGGTGCATCACAGCGACCTTACCGATACTCATCTTAGTTTCTCAGCATACCTTTCAGACCAAATACATAAAGATTATACCTATCTCAGCCGGATGTTCTCCGAGTCGGAAGACACAACTATTGAGAAGTTCATCATTCAGCAAAAAATTGAGAAGGTAAAAGAGTTGCTGGAATACGGAGAGTTCAATATGAATGAGATCGCGTGGAAGATGGGTTACAGCAGCAGCGCCCATTTATCTGCCCAGTTCAAAAGTATAACCGGTTTAACGCCGAGCCAGTTCAAGATTGCTGAACAGCACCAGCGCAAAGCCATTGATAAAATTTAA
- a CDS encoding heavy-metal-associated domain-containing protein produces METLKFKTNIKCGGCIATVTPVLDALKGVEKWDVDTNNPDKILTVTTVPGLSAAEVIAALKTKGYHAESI; encoded by the coding sequence ATGGAAACTTTAAAATTCAAAACCAATATCAAATGCGGTGGCTGTATTGCAACTGTAACCCCAGTATTAGATGCCTTGAAAGGCGTGGAAAAGTGGGATGTCGATACCAATAACCCTGATAAAATACTGACGGTAACTACGGTGCCCGGACTTAGCGCTGCTGAGGTGATCGCTGCTTTAAAAACTAAAGGTTACCATGCCGAATCTATCTGA
- a CDS encoding DUF305 domain-containing protein, whose protein sequence is MQKGNYSKFALMLAGSFVLMYGIMYLNVDLIDHVYLNMTRFYMTLLMVSAMALLMLWMMRMMYQNKKLNMIITVAAIVIFILALAGVRTQTGIGDIQYMKGMIPHHSIAIMVSKRAHLKDPEVKKLSQDIIDAQEKEIAQMKIILDRMKK, encoded by the coding sequence ATGCAAAAAGGAAATTATTCAAAATTCGCTTTAATGTTAGCGGGCTCCTTTGTTTTAATGTACGGTATTATGTACCTCAATGTAGACCTGATTGACCATGTATATCTGAACATGACCCGGTTTTATATGACTCTTTTGATGGTCTCAGCAATGGCGTTACTAATGCTGTGGATGATGCGAATGATGTATCAAAATAAAAAACTTAACATGATCATTACTGTTGCCGCCATTGTCATTTTTATCTTGGCGTTGGCCGGAGTCCGCACTCAGACAGGTATAGGTGATATACAATATATGAAGGGAATGATACCGCATCATTCGATCGCGATCATGGTCAGTAAAAGGGCGCATTTAAAAGATCCCGAAGTCAAGAAGCTTTCACAAGACATTATCGACGCTCAGGAAAAGGAGATAGCGCAAATGAAAATCATATTGGACCGGATGAAAAAATAA
- a CDS encoding four-helix bundle copper-binding protein yields the protein MSHQKFQECIDACLACAVACNHCATSCLSEDDVKKMKKCIGLDLECAAICRSAAELMSLNSGYSAQLCHLCADICSACAEECNKHEMEHCQDCAKACRHCSVVCERMATAA from the coding sequence ATGTCACATCAAAAATTTCAGGAATGTATCGATGCATGTCTCGCTTGTGCTGTAGCTTGCAATCATTGCGCAACATCATGCTTAAGTGAAGATGATGTAAAAAAAATGAAGAAATGTATCGGGCTGGATTTGGAGTGCGCTGCAATTTGCCGCTCCGCAGCAGAACTAATGAGCCTGAACAGCGGATACAGCGCTCAACTTTGTCATCTATGTGCTGATATTTGTAGCGCCTGTGCCGAAGAGTGCAATAAACACGAAATGGAACATTGTCAGGATTGCGCAAAAGCTTGCCGCCATTGTTCAGTGGTATGTGAAAGAATGGCAACAGCTGCTTAA